The following proteins are encoded in a genomic region of Aquella oligotrophica:
- the glpK gene encoding glycerol kinase GlpK has protein sequence MKKYILALDQGTTSSRAILFDKSGTICSSKQLEFTQIFPEPGLVEHDPMEIWLTQLTTAKLAMSSIGAQATDIAAIGITNQRETTVVWNKNTGIPIYNAIVWQDRRTSDMIDELKSKGYADIFKKKTGLVLDAYFSGTKLKWILDNVTNARKLAENGELAFGTVDAWITWNLSNRRCHVTDESNASRTLLFNIHTGKWDEELLKILDIPANILPEIVPSSGEIGEASSGLFGDRIPITGIAGDQQAATFGNMCIKPGMVKNTYGTGCFLLKNTGENALESKNNLLTTNGKRNYCLEGSVFIGGAVVQWIRDGMKFIEESSEIETLATSVPDNGGVYMVPAFSGLGAPHWDQYARGLAIGITRGTTQAHMARAALESIAFQVSDVVNAMRSDSGINLSALRVDGGACKNNFLMQFQADILNTIVERPTCLELTALGAAYLAGLAVGFWNSIEELEQVWQVERIFEPKMADSERQELLSNWQEAVKRAQGWVK, from the coding sequence ATGAAAAAATATATTCTGGCTTTGGATCAGGGAACTACCAGCTCACGAGCAATTCTTTTCGATAAATCTGGCACCATCTGTAGCAGCAAACAGTTAGAATTTACCCAAATTTTTCCCGAGCCGGGATTAGTTGAACATGACCCAATGGAGATCTGGTTAACCCAGCTTACCACTGCCAAACTTGCGATGTCATCAATTGGAGCACAAGCCACTGACATTGCAGCAATTGGCATTACCAACCAACGCGAAACAACCGTAGTCTGGAATAAAAATACCGGGATTCCAATCTATAACGCAATTGTTTGGCAGGATAGACGCACTTCAGACATGATTGATGAGCTAAAAAGTAAAGGCTATGCGGACATCTTCAAAAAGAAGACCGGACTAGTCCTTGACGCATACTTTTCTGGGACAAAGCTAAAATGGATACTCGACAACGTTACTAATGCGCGGAAGCTTGCCGAAAATGGTGAACTAGCATTTGGAACAGTCGATGCTTGGATTACTTGGAATCTAAGCAATCGTAGATGTCATGTAACCGATGAATCAAATGCATCACGCACACTATTATTTAATATCCATACTGGCAAATGGGATGAAGAGCTATTAAAAATCTTGGATATTCCAGCTAATATCCTGCCAGAAATTGTTCCATCCTCAGGTGAGATTGGTGAAGCAAGTTCGGGGCTTTTTGGCGATCGGATTCCAATTACCGGAATTGCAGGAGATCAGCAGGCAGCGACCTTTGGTAATATGTGTATAAAGCCAGGCATGGTAAAAAATACTTATGGAACTGGCTGCTTTCTTTTGAAAAATACTGGCGAAAATGCACTAGAATCAAAAAATAATCTACTAACTACTAATGGCAAAAGAAATTATTGTCTTGAAGGCTCAGTATTTATTGGTGGTGCTGTGGTGCAGTGGATTCGTGATGGTATGAAATTCATTGAAGAGTCATCTGAAATTGAAACTCTTGCGACAAGTGTCCCTGATAATGGTGGCGTCTATATGGTACCAGCATTTTCTGGTTTAGGTGCGCCACATTGGGATCAGTATGCACGTGGACTCGCGATTGGAATCACCAGAGGTACGACGCAGGCACATATGGCACGTGCGGCTCTCGAATCAATTGCCTTTCAAGTATCGGATGTAGTAAATGCGATGCGCTCTGACTCGGGTATTAATTTATCCGCATTACGTGTCGATGGTGGTGCCTGTAAGAATAATTTCCTAATGCAATTTCAAGCAGATATTTTAAATACTATTGTTGAACGTCCAACCTGTCTTGAATTGACAGCATTGGGAGCAGCATATCTTGCTGGACTAGCGGTTGGCTTTTGGAATTCAATTGAAGAACTAGAGCAAGTATGGCAAGTGGAACGAATTTTTGAGCCTAAGATGGCTGATTCAGAACGACAAGAATTATTAAGTAACTGGCAGGAAGCTGTCAAACGCGCGCAAGGATGGGTTAAATAA
- a CDS encoding FAD-dependent oxidoreductase, with protein MTNSNSETYDIIVIGGGATGLGIALESASRGYRTLVVEAYDYGKGTSSKSTKLVHGGIRYLANLDFALVKEGLEERYYFINNARIWQKHKPTLFHFKILKKK; from the coding sequence ATGACAAATAGCAATAGCGAAACATATGATATTATTGTAATTGGTGGAGGAGCTACCGGACTTGGGATTGCTCTCGAATCAGCTAGCCGCGGTTATCGGACCTTGGTAGTTGAAGCTTATGACTACGGCAAGGGAACTTCATCAAAATCAACTAAACTAGTTCATGGTGGAATCCGTTATCTAGCTAATCTGGATTTTGCTCTAGTTAAAGAAGGTTTAGAAGAACGCTATTACTTTATTAACAATGCCCGCATCTGGCAAAAGCACAAACCTACCTTATTCCATTTCAAAATATTAAAGAAAAAATAA
- a CDS encoding glycerol-3-phosphate dehydrogenase/oxidase, whose product MAGKLRLGKSRFLSKEETLREAPDLASEKIIGGAVYLDGQFDDTRLLITLVKTFETLGGTALNYTKVTDFTYADNKQINGIVVKNQLNEETKTYFAKHIINATGTFSDSIMNLAEKTTEHKNVAAAQGTHLVFDKEIFNSDHAILIPETGDGRVLFILPWHDKALVGTTDIKVSEPTLDPQAQENEIDFILEVLSEYCNKPVSRHDIKSVFSGQRPLVKSAKDKNTAKISRKHEIFETNNGLITMAGGKWTIYRRMGQDTIDYLEKTRKLHKTQSRTHHLRLFGYTTEKTPYPLGIYGTAREEIVKIQQELDNFQLLHNELPYFQAEVIYHVRHEQARTVEDILARRTRALFINSKAALASAATVASLMANELGYDHLWQQQQLKQLMLEGAKYLIENNSAS is encoded by the coding sequence CTGGCAGGTAAACTAAGGCTTGGAAAAAGCCGCTTCTTATCGAAAGAAGAAACCCTCCGGGAAGCTCCCGATCTGGCTTCAGAAAAGATAATTGGTGGCGCAGTATATCTGGATGGGCAGTTTGATGATACACGACTATTGATTACGCTAGTAAAAACTTTTGAAACTCTTGGTGGAACAGCATTAAACTATACAAAAGTAACTGATTTTACCTATGCTGATAATAAACAAATAAATGGAATTGTAGTTAAAAATCAACTTAATGAAGAAACTAAAACTTACTTTGCCAAGCATATAATTAATGCAACAGGAACTTTTAGCGATTCAATTATGAATCTGGCGGAAAAAACTACCGAACATAAAAATGTAGCCGCAGCACAAGGAACGCATCTGGTATTTGATAAAGAAATTTTTAATTCAGATCATGCAATCCTAATACCAGAAACTGGCGATGGACGAGTGTTATTTATCCTTCCTTGGCATGATAAAGCTTTGGTTGGAACCACAGATATAAAAGTTAGTGAACCAACTCTTGACCCGCAAGCACAAGAGAATGAGATCGATTTTATTCTTGAAGTCTTGAGTGAATACTGCAATAAACCAGTCAGCAGACATGATATAAAATCGGTATTTAGCGGACAGCGCCCACTGGTAAAATCAGCAAAAGATAAAAATACGGCAAAGATTTCCCGAAAACATGAAATATTTGAAACTAACAATGGTTTAATCACTATGGCTGGCGGTAAATGGACTATTTATCGCCGGATGGGACAAGACACGATTGATTACCTAGAGAAAACCAGAAAGCTCCATAAAACACAGTCAAGGACACATCATCTGAGACTTTTTGGTTATACCACAGAAAAAACACCATATCCACTAGGAATTTATGGAACAGCTCGAGAGGAAATAGTCAAAATCCAACAGGAATTAGATAATTTTCAATTATTACATAATGAATTACCTTATTTTCAAGCTGAGGTAATTTATCATGTGCGCCATGAGCAAGCCAGAACAGTTGAAGATATTCTAGCTAGAAGAACTAGAGCACTTTTCATAAATAGCAAAGCTGCACTTGCTAGTGCTGCTACGGTTGCAAGCCTAATGGCAAACGAGCTTGGCTATGATCATCTCTGGCAACAGCAGCAGCTAAAACAACTGATGTTGGAAGGTGCAAAATACTTGATTGAAAATAACTCTGCCTCTTGA
- a CDS encoding aldose 1-epimerase family protein, with amino-acid sequence MKSVTIENKLLKVEVFLLGAEVRSVKNLKNNNEYMWNGDPSIWAGVSPILFPVVGRTANGYISFNQKNYPLNNHGFARQSLFNVSKHSLDSVTLKINTYSLEKDIFPFNLDFSVTYTLKDNVLITTFRVINHDAQTAYFSVGAHPAFKCPFDESHQLNDYQIEFAANQRLTLHTLNKNGLFSGSSQVNIDRIDITENTFDNDALIYSNYEQSWAKLSEKKTGKYIKMSFDNFPWFGIWSKPGARYICLEPWCGHADSIDFNQEIQYKSGIIELTPSNSWEQYYSIEFGY; translated from the coding sequence TTGAAATCCGTAACTATTGAGAATAAATTATTAAAAGTCGAAGTATTTTTACTTGGTGCTGAAGTCAGAAGCGTAAAGAACCTCAAAAATAATAATGAATATATGTGGAATGGTGATCCCTCAATCTGGGCAGGAGTGTCTCCAATATTATTTCCTGTAGTTGGACGAACCGCAAATGGCTATATAAGCTTCAACCAAAAGAACTATCCATTAAATAATCATGGTTTTGCTCGGCAATCACTATTCAATGTAAGCAAGCACTCACTAGATAGCGTTACACTGAAGATTAACACCTATAGTTTAGAAAAAGATATTTTCCCTTTTAATCTTGATTTCTCAGTCACCTATACTCTTAAAGATAACGTACTCATTACAACCTTTCGTGTAATAAACCATGATGCACAGACTGCTTATTTCAGCGTTGGTGCACATCCTGCATTTAAATGCCCCTTTGATGAGAGTCATCAATTAAATGATTATCAGATAGAGTTTGCTGCCAACCAGCGACTAACCTTACATACTCTTAACAAAAATGGGTTATTTTCTGGTAGTAGCCAGGTTAATATTGACAGAATAGACATCACCGAAAATACCTTTGATAATGATGCCTTAATTTATAGCAACTATGAACAAAGCTGGGCAAAGTTATCTGAAAAGAAAACTGGCAAATATATTAAGATGAGTTTTGACAATTTTCCTTGGTTTGGTATCTGGTCAAAACCAGGAGCCAGATACATTTGCTTGGAACCTTGGTGCGGACATGCAGATAGTATAGACTTTAATCAGGAAATACAGTATAAATCAGGAATAATTGAGCTTACTCCATCAAATAGCTGGGAACAATACTACTCAATTGAATTTGGATACTAG